From a region of the Notolabrus celidotus isolate fNotCel1 chromosome 14, fNotCel1.pri, whole genome shotgun sequence genome:
- the LOC117825483 gene encoding transmembrane protein 25, whose amino-acid sequence MERGCLRRWASGSAVVFLHTLALSWTGAIEPVPKIDGWHRAALTLQENMTHRFNCQSDGWDPHAPALLTWYLNGQQQRAPSPKRGRLVMTPKEESEVTRRVHKHNSTFSLHARKWHRELVCVASNPMTGESYNATVTLNVQFQPEILKMNAHYSEISDPGLSLVLFALVQSNPPATLTFVDHSGQPVANTSDFLILDSRSYPWLTNHSLRVMLSSLSGNISLNASNSMGTVQSNLTLAEFLQSRVEVPMLGIVTGGAMAFMALLILSLIVLCLMQKNKSKCIDEPVEILMTKKSDSTILKVEKADKTHIPRDNMSLPSNMQLNDLSTLRKAREVAQQNSVGEKRVEEEEEDLSLAYAARGFARYPMVGYIYKVNSTSSEEIWL is encoded by the exons ATGGAGCGTGGGTGTCTGAGAAGGTGGGCATCAGGCTCTGCTGTCGTGTTTCTTCACACACTGGCCTTATCCTGGACAG GTGCAATTGAGCCTGTCCCCAAAATTGATGGATGGCACCGGGCAGCTTTGACACTGCAGGAGAACATGACACACCGGTTCAACTGCCAATCAGATGGCTGGGACCCACACGCCCCTGCACTGCTCACTTGGTATCTGAAtgggcagcagcagagagcgcCATCTCCCAAACGTGGGCGCCTGGTGATGACACCAAAGGAAGAATCTGAGGTCACAAGACGGGTTCATAAACATAACAGCACCTTCTCTCTGCACGCCAGAAAGTGGCACAGGGAGCTTGTGTGTGTGGCGTCAAACCCAATGACAGGAGAGAGCTACAACGCCACGGTCACTCTCAATGttcagt TTCAGCCAGAGATCCTCAAGATGAATGCCCACTACAGTGAAATCTCAGACCCTGGCCTCTCCCTGGTCCTCTTTGCCTTGGTACAGTCCAACCCACCTGCCACCCTCACCTTTGTGGACCACTCCGGCCAGCCGGTAGCCAACACCTCAGACTTCCTCATCCTGGACTCGCGTAGCTACCCCTGGCTGACCAATCACTCGTTGAGGGTCATGCTCAGTAGCCTGTCAGGAAATATCTCGCTGAATGCCAGTAACAGTATGGGGACAGTGCAGAGCAACCTCACACTGGCAG agTTCCTGCAGTCTCGCGTGGAGGTGCCCATGCTGGGAATAGTAACTGGTGGGGCCATGGCCTTCATggccctcctcatcctcagtcTCATAGTCCTCTGCCTcatgcaaaaaaacaagagcAAGTGCATAG ATGAGCCGGTGGAAATTCTGATGACCAAGAAAAG TGACTCCACCATCCTGAAGGTGGAGAAAGCAGATAAGACCCACATCCCCCGAGATAACATGTCTCTGCCTTCAAACATGCAGCTCAATGACCTCAGCACCTTGAGGAAAG CCCGAGAGGTGGCCCAGCAAAACAGTGTGGGAGAGAAGAgagtagaagaggaggaggaagatctgTCTTTAGCCTACGCCGCAAGAG GTTTTGCCAGATACCCAATGGTGGGCTACATCTACAAGGTGAACAGCACAAGCAGTGAGGAGATCTGGCTCTGA
- the LOC117825356 gene encoding T-cell surface glycoprotein CD3 gamma chain-like, whose product MKYQILFPACFLLLWTLADPAANSDSEIKVTTISDGIRLTCTPGKKIEFMKKLYDSPYKMQYSDNNTGEYMCRNEADTDGPKIYVKFRTCDNCIELDVGSIVGLVVGEVVATIAIGVAVYLSASQKRIDPVMLEKKRSDRQHLIPLEHSNRAPNDHYQPLKHKGAQKDTYDVLTNRR is encoded by the exons atgaagTACCAGATACTTTTCCCTGCctgttttctgctgctctgGACTTTGGCAG ACCCTGCCGCTAACTCTGACTCTGAGATAAAAGTGACTACTATCTCTGATGGCATTCGGTTAACTTGTACCcctggaaaaaaaattgaattcatGAAGAAATTATATGACTCACCCTACAAAATGCAATACAGCGACAACAATACAGGGGAATACATGTGTCGGAACGAAGCTGATACTGATGGACCAAAAATCTATGTCAAATTTCGAA cCTGTGACAACTGCATAGAGCTTGACGTGGGATCGATTGTGGGGTTAGTTGTTGGAGAAGTGGTGGCCACGATTGCAATAGGCGTGGCTGTCTACCTCAGTGCCTCTCAGAAGAGGATTGATCCAGTCATGttggaaaagaaaa GATCTGACAGACAGCATCTCATCCCACTTGAACACAGCAACAGAGCCCCCAATGACCATTACCAG CCtctgaaacacaaaggtgcTCAGAAAGACACGTACGATGTTCTGACCAACAGGAGATAG
- the LOC117825923 gene encoding T-cell surface glycoprotein CD3 epsilon chain-like, protein MGVRAVLTVLVLFIVSVDAGNERVTFWRKNITMTCPDSGTWHNEKGEELSKNPTKEYKFEYDNGKKGTFYCQYGISKRYSFYVQGKACENCFELDAKLFGLAIIVDIVGTVAVMFIIYRCTGERSSEESSNASNAPARPGGRAPPVPSPDYEHLNPQTRNQDPYSRLN, encoded by the exons ATGGGTGTCAGGGCCGTGCTCACCGTCCTTGTTCTTTTCATAGTTTCTGTGGATGCTGGTAATG AACGAGTAACATTCTGGAGGAAAAATATCACCATGACATGTCCAGATAGTGGGACTTGGCAcaatgaaaaaggagaagaactGTCAAAAAACCCTACAAAAGAGTACAAGTTCGAGTATGACAACGGCAAGAAAGGCACTTTCTACTGCCAGTATGGCATCAGTAAAAGATATTCCTTCTATGTGCAGGGAAAGG CGTGCGAAAACTGCTTTGAGCTGGACGCGAAGTTGTTTGGGTTGGCTATTATTGTGGACATAGTCGGGACAGTGGCTGTCATGTTTATTATCTATAGGTGCACCGGGGAGAGAAGCTCTGAAGAATCCTCTAATGCGTCCAATG CACCTGCACGCCCAGGAGGCCGAGCTCCACCTGTCCCATCTCCTGACTATGAG CATCTGAACCCCCAGACTCGCAACCAGGATCCGTACTCTAGGTTGAACTAG